In a single window of the Phycisphaerales bacterium genome:
- a CDS encoding prolyl oligopeptidase family serine peptidase — translation MAAWLLGLRVCGTGDPRRRVPASMPCFSVLLLFLSGCAHTPCPVLQSAAIRRETLTLESGGPRVVIQLAYRPGIVARHPSILMMGALAPDELPEWSADLVDAGFMLVAFTVYHEPDPDPTRRPVWLFWDQRFAHGYTLGGQRAPVDAARVMDFLAQRPDVQPDRFGWFGSSSTGIPGLAVATREPRLAAVVAFVSTGAYRQWFETWHTNGLWQGVTPELWPETEELLHEHDPIRRAAAMYPCAVLLVCGAEDPIVDPDTARAFFAAARPAYAADPERLRLVVYEGFGHNLPVDVVRMYAEHWFRMYLQPQNAAPVAGK, via the coding sequence ATGGCCGCATGGTTGTTGGGGCTGCGGGTGTGTGGAACCGGGGATCCGAGGCGACGGGTACCGGCCAGTATGCCTTGCTTCAGTGTCCTGTTGCTCTTTCTGTCCGGGTGCGCGCACACCCCGTGTCCGGTCTTACAGTCTGCGGCGATTCGGCGTGAGACCCTGACGCTCGAGTCGGGCGGGCCGCGGGTGGTCATCCAACTCGCCTATCGCCCCGGGATTGTGGCGCGGCACCCGTCGATCCTGATGATGGGGGCACTCGCCCCTGATGAACTGCCGGAGTGGAGCGCGGACCTGGTCGATGCAGGGTTCATGCTGGTGGCCTTCACCGTGTACCACGAGCCCGACCCCGACCCGACCCGCCGGCCGGTGTGGCTGTTCTGGGATCAGCGCTTCGCCCATGGCTATACGCTCGGTGGGCAGCGCGCCCCGGTCGATGCCGCCCGCGTGATGGATTTCCTCGCGCAGCGGCCGGATGTGCAGCCGGACCGGTTTGGTTGGTTCGGCAGCTCGTCGACGGGCATCCCCGGCCTGGCAGTGGCGACGCGCGAGCCGCGACTGGCGGCGGTCGTGGCATTCGTCAGCACCGGTGCGTACCGCCAATGGTTCGAGACGTGGCACACGAACGGGCTCTGGCAGGGGGTGACGCCGGAGCTGTGGCCGGAGACGGAGGAGCTGCTGCACGAGCACGATCCGATCCGGCGGGCGGCGGCAATGTACCCGTGTGCAGTGCTGCTGGTCTGTGGCGCCGAGGATCCGATCGTCGATCCTGACACGGCGCGGGCGTTCTTCGCTGCCGCCCGGCCGGCGTACGCGGCCGATCCGGAGCGGTTGCGGTTGGTGGTCTACGAGGGTTTTGGGCACAACCTGCCGGTGGACGTGGTGCGGATGTACGCGGAGCACTGGTTCCGGATGTACCTGCAACCGCAGAACGCCGCACCCGTAGCGGGCAAGTGA